One Thermofilum sp. genomic window carries:
- a CDS encoding ornithine cyclodeaminase, which produces MSVLVLAAPDVVELVRAEGLERFIDSLVLRLEEVFRRWRELIVVPRVSFSYETGVMEAMPASDHRWYTVKIVNGHPRNPSRGLLTVAALGVLADVETGYPVMIADATLLTAFRTGAVSAVASKHLARRSSRVLGIIGTGSQSEFLCLSASRVLPIERVVFYDVDRAAMRKFEENMRVFGFELLPASSGREVAREAEVLITATARRGRQRVVEKNWVQPGLHINAVGGDAPGKTELDPEILRSAKVVVELLDQALVEGEVQNVGREYVYGELWEVVSGLKPGRVDENEVTVFDSVGVAPEDYTALTYLYELALKHGLGRELPLVPSVENPKDLFSLVRWCRTAAARAGLQRAVSES; this is translated from the coding sequence GTGTCAGTCCTAGTCCTCGCGGCGCCCGATGTGGTGGAGCTAGTTAGAGCGGAGGGGTTGGAGCGCTTCATCGACAGTCTAGTGCTCCGCTTAGAGGAAGTTTTCAGGAGGTGGAGGGAGCTCATCGTAGTCCCCCGCGTCAGTTTCAGCTACGAGACAGGGGTTATGGAGGCCATGCCCGCGAGCGATCACCGCTGGTACACTGTGAAGATCGTGAACGGCCACCCCCGCAACCCGAGCCGGGGCTTGCTCACCGTGGCTGCCCTCGGGGTCCTGGCCGACGTGGAGACCGGGTACCCCGTGATGATCGCGGACGCTACGCTGCTCACAGCCTTCAGGACAGGGGCGGTCAGCGCTGTCGCCTCGAAGCACCTGGCTAGGAGGAGCAGCAGGGTTCTCGGCATCATCGGCACAGGGTCCCAGTCAGAGTTCCTCTGCTTGTCCGCGAGCCGTGTCCTACCTATCGAGAGGGTGGTCTTCTACGACGTGGACCGGGCAGCCATGAGGAAGTTCGAAGAGAACATGAGGGTTTTCGGCTTCGAGCTGCTCCCAGCTTCGAGCGGCAGGGAGGTCGCTAGGGAGGCAGAGGTCCTCATCACCGCGACCGCCCGGAGGGGGAGGCAGAGGGTCGTCGAGAAAAACTGGGTTCAGCCTGGCTTGCACATCAACGCCGTAGGCGGCGACGCGCCCGGGAAGACGGAGCTCGACCCGGAGATCTTGAGAAGCGCTAAGGTGGTTGTCGAGCTGCTCGACCAGGCCCTGGTGGAGGGGGAGGTGCAGAACGTGGGGAGAGAATACGTTTACGGGGAGCTCTGGGAGGTGGTGTCCGGCCTCAAGCCCGGTAGAGTCGACGAGAACGAGGTGACGGTCTTCGACTCGGTTGGGGTGGCTCCAGAAGACTACACCGCGCTCACATACCTGTACGAGCTCGCGCTCAAGCACGGCCTGGGCAGGGAGCTCCCCCTCGTCCCGAGCGTGGAGAACCCGAAGGACCTCTTCTCGCTAGTGAGGTGGTGCAGAACAGCCGCTGCGCGGGCTGGGCTTCAGCGAGCTGTGAGTGAATCTTGA
- a CDS encoding SagB/ThcOx family dehydrogenase, producing the protein MATVLLAALALLTKPAEGPAAGEAAGDVAVPAAAVGSEILLPLPRARSGVSVEEALLSRKSVRAWREEPLDIEDLAAILWAAQGVTERTAWYRRTAPSAGATYPLEVYVVVGERGVKNGASFLPAGVYKYNPLRHSLVLVKLGDARSGLWSASLRQEWVRSAPASLVICAVFERTTRVYGERGERYVYMEAGHAGQNIYLMAAALNLGTVAVGAFDDAAVAEVISAEPGEAPLYIYPVGVPREPYKGSFEKLHELFESARRG; encoded by the coding sequence GTGGCTACCGTTCTGCTAGCAGCTCTTGCACTGCTCACTAAGCCGGCTGAGGGGCCAGCCGCCGGAGAGGCTGCCGGGGATGTGGCTGTGCCTGCAGCAGCGGTAGGCAGTGAGATCCTGCTTCCGCTCCCCAGAGCTAGGAGCGGGGTCAGCGTGGAGGAGGCTTTACTGAGCCGGAAGAGCGTGAGAGCGTGGCGGGAGGAGCCCCTAGACATCGAGGACCTTGCGGCTATCCTCTGGGCTGCTCAGGGAGTTACCGAGCGCACCGCGTGGTACCGCAGAACAGCCCCCAGCGCTGGCGCAACGTACCCGCTGGAAGTTTACGTGGTGGTTGGCGAGCGGGGTGTGAAGAACGGGGCCAGCTTCCTTCCGGCCGGCGTCTACAAGTACAACCCCCTGCGCCACTCGCTGGTCCTGGTTAAGCTGGGCGATGCTAGGAGCGGCCTTTGGAGCGCTTCGCTGAGGCAGGAGTGGGTGCGCAGCGCGCCTGCATCGCTCGTGATATGCGCCGTTTTCGAGAGGACGACCAGAGTGTACGGTGAGCGTGGTGAGAGGTACGTGTATATGGAGGCTGGCCACGCGGGCCAGAACATCTACTTGATGGCAGCTGCGCTCAACCTAGGCACAGTAGCAGTAGGCGCTTTCGACGACGCTGCCGTCGCCGAAGTGATCTCCGCTGAGCCCGGCGAGGCCCCGCTCTACATCTACCCGGTAGGTGTCCCCCGCGAGCCGTACAAGGGCAGCTTCGAAAAGCTTCACGAGCTCTTCGAGAGCGCGAGGCGCGGGTGA
- the speD gene encoding adenosylmethionine decarboxylase, giving the protein MPEEDKPGVVGKHVYGNLYDVDLSIAADEEKLKEVVKEAAALGNMTLWDLRSWSFGGEKGGVSVVALILESHIAVHTWVEYRYATVDVYTCGEKSDPFRAFEHIVKALKPKFYTFNYADRSSKPQIRQMAQH; this is encoded by the coding sequence ATGCCTGAAGAGGATAAGCCGGGAGTGGTGGGTAAGCACGTCTACGGGAACCTGTACGACGTGGACTTATCCATCGCTGCAGACGAGGAGAAGCTCAAAGAAGTTGTCAAGGAAGCTGCTGCGCTGGGCAACATGACGCTCTGGGACCTTAGGTCTTGGAGCTTTGGGGGCGAGAAGGGTGGCGTCTCGGTCGTGGCGCTGATCCTGGAGAGCCACATCGCAGTACACACCTGGGTCGAGTACCGCTACGCCACCGTCGACGTCTACACGTGCGGGGAGAAGAGCGACCCCTTCAGAGCTTTCGAGCACATCGTTAAGGCTCTCAAGCCCAAGTTCTACACTTTCAACTACGCCGACAGGAGCAGTAAGCCTCAGATCCGCCAGATGGCTCAGCACTGA